In one Mangrovibacterium diazotrophicum genomic region, the following are encoded:
- a CDS encoding tetratricopeptide repeat protein: MKFIFPVCLILMIVSSGKAQNEVDLLILNRHYSEALNSLEQQLNVTPEASLYFKKGLVCEKLMDYESAISALNEACKLEPNNTIYWEELADAHSALGNYLYAVTYFKKAISIDPTDVRMKGKLAQAYISLKAYPDAFRCYQEIWASDSTNTYYNRYYAYAAYRIGKNDLAVKLYEQLAAKGSHDLNTWTNLATIYNQQKRMTNAVVTCERGLDLFPKNPSLLLKIADSYFAFQEYGKALFAYENYLAVGDSTLDVMKNYGICLYFDKQEEKALQTLEPCYEVTVNDPIVNFYMGACYKKLKRFDESAGFLELAVETATPAYLAEIYHHLGQVYGFQRKFEDSILAYKKALEIDPSKDELLFEIATTYEEFNANKVIALHYYREYAKAAGEGGVNINYALDRIKKIKEELFFEDASSSLSN; the protein is encoded by the coding sequence ATGAAATTCATCTTTCCCGTCTGCCTGATTTTAATGATCGTATCTTCCGGCAAGGCACAAAACGAAGTAGATCTTCTAATCTTAAATCGACATTACTCAGAAGCGTTGAATAGCCTCGAGCAGCAGCTGAATGTGACGCCCGAAGCCAGCTTGTACTTTAAGAAAGGGCTGGTCTGCGAAAAATTGATGGACTACGAGTCGGCGATCAGTGCCTTAAATGAGGCCTGCAAACTGGAACCCAACAATACAATTTACTGGGAAGAATTGGCCGATGCGCATTCAGCCTTGGGAAACTATCTGTATGCCGTCACCTATTTCAAAAAGGCCATTTCAATTGATCCAACAGATGTTCGGATGAAAGGGAAACTCGCTCAGGCGTATATCAGTTTAAAGGCCTATCCGGATGCGTTTCGGTGCTATCAGGAGATTTGGGCAAGCGATTCAACAAATACATATTACAATCGCTATTACGCTTACGCGGCATACCGAATTGGTAAAAACGATTTGGCGGTAAAACTGTACGAGCAGCTCGCAGCAAAGGGATCACATGATTTGAATACCTGGACAAACCTGGCGACCATTTACAACCAGCAAAAGCGAATGACGAACGCCGTGGTAACTTGCGAGCGAGGTCTGGATCTTTTCCCGAAGAACCCCTCGTTGCTTTTGAAAATAGCCGATAGTTATTTCGCTTTTCAGGAATATGGCAAAGCACTGTTTGCTTACGAAAACTATTTGGCAGTTGGCGACTCTACGCTGGATGTAATGAAGAATTACGGTATTTGCCTCTATTTCGATAAGCAGGAGGAAAAAGCATTGCAGACACTTGAGCCCTGTTATGAGGTAACTGTGAATGACCCGATTGTGAATTTTTACATGGGCGCATGTTACAAAAAATTGAAGCGTTTTGATGAGAGTGCCGGTTTTCTGGAACTGGCAGTAGAAACAGCTACGCCCGCTTATCTGGCTGAAATTTATCACCATTTGGGTCAGGTTTACGGATTTCAACGAAAGTTTGAAGATTCGATTTTGGCTTACAAAAAGGCCTTGGAAATTGATCCGTCTAAAGACGAGCTGCTGTTTGAAATAGCTACCACTTACGAAGAGTTTAACGCCAACAAGGTTATTGCACTTCACTATTACCGCGAATATGCCAAAGCGGCGGGCGAGGGTGGAGTGAATATAAACTATGCCCTGGATCGAATTAAAAAAATAAAAGAAGAACTGTTCTTTGAAGATGCGTCATCAAGCCTCAGCAATTAA
- a CDS encoding M56 family metallopeptidase has translation MVDFVNYIFESGISLALFTLLYFLFLQRETFFRTNRLFLLFALTFSALLPFVHLRVWEGQPVLLDEITVTPYRNLLETVSVYGTEVSTSIVREISASTYIIGIYLIGVCLFALRLLWRLAQISWLIHKNEVIREGGMKLVLLDREVTPFSFLSYVFAGKNLKTQDGWDKMLIHEFEHVKQGHSFDILVLEVLTVFQWFNPFFWLMKRLLRENHEYLADRAVLAHFSNPGYYKKLLLQQFVGPQINLANNFNYSLIKKRIQMMSQIKSSKLAHAKLFGGLVLACCLLVIFAVECKQEDKEQITESKVEKIIFLRGNARAAINIDSDSNGVFDNPLEFFKNSPDYEVVSFENGELVVRKTNTETEIEASTVSSEKSAKSEQVDKTIDGKPIFFIVDEMPEFPGGESALRAAIANEVKYPTQALEKGIQGKVYVSFVVDRTGKVRNAKIARGVETSLDTEALRVVSSLPEWTPGKQRGEAVAVNYTVPISFVLQ, from the coding sequence ATGGTTGATTTCGTAAACTATATTTTCGAATCGGGAATTAGTCTGGCACTGTTCACTTTGCTGTACTTCCTGTTTCTGCAACGCGAAACGTTCTTTCGGACCAACCGTTTGTTTTTGCTTTTCGCATTGACATTTTCAGCCTTGCTTCCGTTCGTGCACTTACGTGTTTGGGAAGGCCAGCCCGTCCTGTTGGACGAGATCACAGTGACGCCTTACCGTAACTTGCTCGAAACCGTTTCTGTTTACGGAACAGAAGTGTCAACCAGCATTGTACGCGAGATTTCAGCCAGTACTTATATCATCGGTATTTATTTAATTGGAGTGTGTTTGTTTGCACTCCGCCTGCTATGGCGTTTGGCCCAAATCTCCTGGCTCATTCATAAAAACGAGGTCATTCGCGAAGGCGGAATGAAGCTTGTTTTACTCGATCGCGAAGTAACACCCTTCTCTTTTCTTTCCTATGTATTTGCCGGCAAAAATCTGAAAACTCAGGATGGCTGGGACAAGATGCTGATTCACGAGTTTGAACATGTAAAGCAGGGACATTCTTTCGATATTTTGGTGTTGGAAGTGCTCACCGTTTTCCAGTGGTTCAACCCGTTTTTCTGGTTGATGAAGCGTTTGTTGCGCGAGAATCATGAGTACCTGGCCGATAGGGCTGTTCTGGCTCATTTCTCCAATCCCGGTTATTATAAGAAGCTGCTTTTGCAGCAGTTTGTTGGGCCACAAATCAATTTGGCCAACAATTTTAATTACTCTCTGATCAAAAAACGAATTCAAATGATGTCACAAATAAAATCATCAAAATTAGCACATGCAAAACTGTTTGGAGGATTAGTCTTAGCCTGTTGTTTGCTTGTAATATTTGCTGTTGAGTGTAAGCAGGAGGATAAAGAGCAAATAACCGAAAGTAAAGTGGAAAAAATCATTTTTCTAAGGGGAAATGCTCGGGCAGCTATAAATATAGACTCCGATTCAAACGGTGTGTTTGATAATCCGTTGGAATTCTTTAAAAACTCACCAGATTATGAGGTTGTATCTTTTGAAAACGGCGAACTGGTTGTTCGAAAAACGAATACAGAGACAGAAATAGAGGCATCTACTGTCTCCTCAGAGAAGTCTGCAAAAAGCGAACAGGTAGACAAGACAATTGACGGAAAACCAATCTTTTTCATCGTCGATGAGATGCCTGAATTTCCGGGAGGAGAATCGGCTTTGCGCGCAGCCATTGCAAACGAAGTTAAATATCCGACCCAGGCTTTGGAAAAAGGAATTCAAGGAAAAGTCTATGTCAGTTTCGTCGTGGATAGAACAGGCAAAGTAAGGAATGCGAAAATCGCACGTGGAGTAGAAACAAGTCTGGATACAGAAGCTTTGCGTGTCGTTTCGTCTTTGCCAGAATGGACTCCGGGAAAGCAGCGTGGCGAGGCCGTTGCTGTTAACTACACTGTGCCAATCAGCTTTGTATTGCAATAG
- a CDS encoding BlaI/MecI/CopY family transcriptional regulator, whose translation MIKELTKAEEQVMQILWKLDKAFVNDILEKMSEPKPAYNTVSTIIRILEKKGFVDHEAFGKTHRYFPLISKSDYTKTYFRNFLSNYFGNSFQEMVSFFAKEDNMSLSDLEALMNEVGKDLEDDKPENNG comes from the coding sequence ATGATCAAAGAATTAACCAAGGCAGAAGAACAAGTGATGCAGATTTTATGGAAACTGGACAAGGCGTTTGTGAACGACATTTTGGAAAAAATGTCGGAACCGAAGCCGGCCTACAATACGGTTTCGACCATCATTCGTATTTTGGAAAAGAAAGGTTTTGTCGATCATGAAGCTTTTGGAAAGACCCACCGGTATTTTCCGCTTATCAGTAAGAGCGATTATACCAAAACCTATTTCAGAAATTTTTTAAGCAACTACTTTGGAAACTCGTTCCAGGAGATGGTTTCTTTTTTCGCGAAGGAAGATAACATGAGTCTTTCGGACCTGGAAGCCCTGATGAACGAAGTTGGAAAAGATTTGGAAGACGATAAACCGGAAAACAATGGTTGA
- a CDS encoding OmpA family protein: protein MKVKILTSVALMLFVVSTYAQTQKVFDGVKVSVKNATINTPSSDFASAIDGGNLIYNSEVKVEGDKKSEANLLYDVYSSAIQPDGTLPKRGEWTPVITTRIQEGPMSICQATGEMYLTQSYEEETDVQNIVFKKENVRLAITEFKRNGSGWTEVGQFPFASKDYSVAHPTVNPSGDTLVFISDMPGGFGGTDLYYTVRKNGEWQAPVNLGEGVNTAGKEMFPFWQADGTLFFTSDGHGGKGGLDVFYTKFAGGKTSEVLTFDNDINSQADDFGFVPGPAERYAYFSSNRGGGQGGDDIYIVLPDQYKIELLVLSTFTGKPVPEVQVDAKNAKGKVVDSYMTDSVGRTTLKLEMGERFNLLATKLGYYDKEQEINLTTEGEFANREEVLYLDPSHRLRGQVVNILGDEPIPGSAITIVRDGVVVDTAFTDSSGYFKADIQPDRDYLVSAEAANFLSTDIEFSTDGMEPGELFYYFQLYPLDAGTRIGLNNIYYDYDKFNIRPDAARVLDRIAQALQTYPDIDIRLEAHTDSRGTDEYNQKLSERRAKATLEYLVRKGIDRNRIETIGLGESQLVNECGDGVDCSEEKHQENRRTVFEIMRSKKVTKKDQSE from the coding sequence ATGAAAGTTAAAATTTTAACCAGTGTAGCCTTAATGCTTTTTGTGGTTAGCACGTATGCCCAGACTCAAAAAGTATTCGACGGTGTTAAAGTCAGCGTCAAAAATGCTACAATAAATACACCTTCCAGCGATTTTGCTTCAGCTATCGATGGCGGAAACCTCATCTATAACTCGGAAGTTAAAGTTGAAGGTGATAAAAAGAGCGAGGCCAATTTGTTGTACGATGTTTATTCATCTGCAATTCAACCGGACGGTACTTTGCCTAAGCGCGGCGAATGGACTCCGGTTATTACAACACGGATTCAGGAAGGACCGATGTCCATCTGCCAGGCAACCGGCGAGATGTACCTGACCCAATCTTACGAAGAGGAAACCGATGTGCAGAACATTGTATTCAAAAAAGAAAATGTTCGCCTGGCGATTACCGAGTTCAAGCGTAACGGTAGTGGTTGGACTGAAGTTGGCCAGTTCCCGTTTGCATCTAAAGACTATTCTGTAGCTCACCCAACAGTGAATCCGTCCGGCGACACGCTCGTTTTCATCAGCGATATGCCCGGAGGTTTTGGTGGAACCGACCTTTACTACACCGTTCGCAAAAATGGCGAGTGGCAGGCACCTGTTAATTTGGGTGAAGGTGTGAATACGGCGGGCAAGGAAATGTTTCCTTTCTGGCAAGCTGACGGGACTCTGTTTTTCACCTCCGACGGTCACGGTGGAAAAGGCGGTCTGGATGTGTTTTACACGAAGTTCGCCGGAGGAAAAACCAGCGAAGTTTTAACGTTCGACAATGATATCAACTCGCAGGCAGATGATTTCGGCTTTGTTCCCGGACCAGCAGAGCGTTATGCTTATTTCTCTTCAAACCGCGGAGGCGGCCAGGGAGGCGATGATATTTACATTGTACTTCCCGACCAGTATAAAATTGAATTGCTGGTACTGTCAACTTTCACCGGAAAACCCGTTCCTGAAGTACAGGTTGACGCTAAAAATGCAAAAGGTAAAGTGGTGGATTCTTACATGACCGATTCAGTTGGGCGGACTACACTGAAACTCGAAATGGGTGAACGCTTCAATTTACTCGCAACGAAATTGGGGTACTACGATAAAGAGCAGGAAATAAACCTGACAACTGAAGGTGAATTTGCGAATCGCGAAGAAGTATTGTACCTGGATCCTTCACACCGTCTGAGAGGACAAGTTGTGAATATTTTGGGCGACGAACCAATTCCGGGATCGGCTATCACAATCGTTCGCGATGGCGTGGTTGTTGACACAGCGTTTACCGATTCAAGCGGCTATTTCAAGGCAGACATTCAACCGGATCGCGATTACCTGGTATCGGCCGAAGCTGCTAATTTCTTGTCAACCGATATCGAATTCTCAACTGACGGAATGGAACCGGGTGAGTTATTCTACTACTTCCAACTGTATCCGCTTGATGCCGGAACAAGAATTGGTTTGAATAATATTTACTACGACTACGATAAGTTTAATATTCGGCCGGATGCAGCTCGCGTACTCGACCGGATTGCTCAAGCATTGCAAACATATCCTGACATTGATATCCGACTGGAAGCGCATACTGACTCCAGAGGTACAGATGAGTACAACCAAAAACTCTCTGAACGAAGGGCTAAGGCAACTTTGGAATACCTTGTTCGTAAAGGTATAGACCGGAATCGGATTGAGACAATAGGCCTGGGCGAAAGCCAACTGGTGAATGAATGTGGTGACGGAGTTGATTGCTCCGAAGAAAAGCATCAGGAGAACAGACGAACAGTGTTCGAAATCATGAGGTCTAAAAAAGTCACTAAAAAAGATCAATCAGAGTAA
- a CDS encoding PorP/SprF family type IX secretion system membrane protein: MKAMKYLAKLTAGVVLIVSTTLSSFGQQDDPMYSQYMFNIQAFNPAYVGSWECVGFMVLGRYQWVGFDGAPETHTFTVQAPLRNERIGLGLSVISDNIGEEKRLAFFTDYSYKLKVGDNASLRLGLKAGFTNYKNYLSSYSIIDETDESFMGEISEKFMPNAGVGLFLSAPRYYVGFSIPKILKNDFENGVGDYESDIEYRNMDMIAGYVFDMGTSVKFKPSVMFRHSESQPFVYDLNASFLFKEKFWLGGMFRSTSWNGGGSAFGGNVQFIISEKLRLGYAYDLNLGKIGSYGNGSHEIMISYELRSLVKSFTSPRYF; the protein is encoded by the coding sequence ATGAAAGCGATGAAATATCTAGCCAAACTAACTGCCGGTGTCGTATTGATTGTCAGCACCACACTGAGCTCATTCGGTCAGCAGGATGACCCCATGTACAGCCAGTACATGTTCAACATTCAAGCATTTAACCCGGCTTATGTAGGGTCGTGGGAATGCGTAGGTTTTATGGTTCTTGGCCGCTACCAGTGGGTCGGGTTCGACGGAGCTCCCGAGACACACACCTTTACGGTGCAGGCGCCCTTGCGCAACGAACGGATCGGTTTAGGTCTCTCAGTAATTAGTGATAACATTGGCGAAGAAAAACGCCTGGCGTTCTTTACCGATTATTCCTATAAACTGAAAGTCGGTGATAACGCAAGCTTGCGACTTGGTTTAAAGGCAGGTTTTACCAACTACAAAAACTATTTATCGAGTTACTCGATTATCGATGAAACAGATGAATCTTTTATGGGAGAAATCAGCGAGAAATTTATGCCCAATGCAGGTGTTGGTTTGTTCCTGTCGGCTCCCCGATACTATGTCGGATTTTCAATTCCCAAAATATTGAAGAACGACTTTGAAAATGGAGTTGGAGACTATGAAAGCGATATTGAATACCGGAACATGGACATGATTGCAGGCTATGTATTCGACATGGGAACTTCGGTTAAATTCAAACCATCGGTTATGTTCCGCCACTCCGAGTCTCAACCTTTCGTTTACGACTTAAATGCAAGTTTCTTGTTTAAAGAGAAATTTTGGCTGGGCGGCATGTTCCGTTCAACCAGCTGGAACGGCGGAGGTAGCGCCTTTGGCGGCAACGTTCAGTTCATCATCAGCGAGAAACTGCGTTTAGGATACGCTTACGACTTGAACCTGGGCAAAATCGGATCTTACGGAAATGGTTCGCACGAGATCATGATATCCTATGAATTGCGATCTCTTGTTAAGTCATTCACTTCACCCAGATATTTCTAA